From one Acidobacteriota bacterium genomic stretch:
- a CDS encoding TonB-dependent receptor, which translates to MSSVRRLGLVHSFGLLFLMVTLGAFFPLLAQTATSSGSVAGRVTDKTGALLPGATVTLTNIQTGLARSAPSNQSGLYNFALVRPGSYIITVSKSGFAKANSVPTPVQIGQTVTVNFSMLPGSQSQTVEVTGVAPILNTSQTGVAGNISPSQVQNLPINGNDYGSLAVLVPGVKPVRPYDPTKERVATFSVDGGTGRNVNVTVDGIENKDNSVGGPVMQLPLNAIQEFKVSPSRFSAANGRSEGAAINVVEKEGTNQFHGGAQYYFTNTSLNATDFFSQKANGGSGSTPQFDRQQFGADIGGPVRKNKDFFFFAFFRDNEKTSIPVTSDAQAELTLAQPIGAKPVAVIPTPYHDNRYSVRLDHTINAANQLSFNFNWQSNYGLNDQDGNNNDATDNNFTKNNLILGGLTWSTVISPTTVNSLTAGYQYWNNLIDTTQITPYSVSFPDGANFGTNGNVPQNTTQKKWEFRDDFSTNHGNHSLKFGEDFVWEPTLNGFFKFNEVPGLGFSDSASIIAADGVSAANPNFTYTNGFATPGAVTSMSLTAGDPYFSATGGVKYWGFYAEDDWQASQRLTLNLGARYELDYNTFGQNDVAKARATIAMKTIGSPFGQVPKTDYSDISPIIGFTYDLTGHGSQLLRGGFGMYYGEIFNNQTLFALQQTDPTMFSTVFSASLTGGPGGACGQCTVPGTSIPLNQWRLGVDPNPVWTGGAPTALTAGAEGRILDPSYRNPVSEQFNLGYTWAMNRSTGLIVDYVHELGLHEGRTQNINPPIQAAYKNKAEGINQPQILTYDAAFTAAGLPKLGEIADYGTFGRSRFDSLDFELQRRMTHNFSLDASYTLSRSLAWGGNAASFGGSTVSLNYWDPLNFGPSGTDQRHRIVFSGIFNLPWGLNVAPILQWTSAPPYTTSMGKNLFGYGRGFSDPHAIVPNDDPTNYTAYTKTATVLGSDGFPTLPCLQNNTCHEIGPNTLRAQSFFDLDARIGKRFHTSERTSLNVFFQAFDLTNRTNFGSYNGTVTSKSFMQPRGYINGNGVTIPKSFRGEFGAEFTF; encoded by the coding sequence ATGTCAAGTGTGCGACGTCTCGGGCTGGTGCATAGCTTCGGGTTGCTGTTCTTAATGGTCACATTGGGAGCATTTTTCCCACTGCTGGCTCAAACCGCCACGTCCAGCGGCAGCGTTGCCGGCCGCGTTACCGACAAGACCGGGGCGCTTCTGCCCGGCGCCACCGTCACGCTCACCAATATCCAGACCGGGTTGGCGCGCTCCGCTCCCAGCAATCAGTCCGGGTTGTACAACTTTGCGCTGGTACGCCCGGGAAGCTACATCATCACGGTCAGCAAGTCCGGTTTTGCCAAAGCCAATTCCGTGCCCACGCCGGTACAGATCGGCCAGACCGTAACCGTAAACTTTTCCATGCTGCCTGGATCTCAGTCACAAACCGTTGAAGTCACTGGTGTGGCGCCCATACTCAACACCTCGCAAACCGGCGTAGCCGGCAACATCAGCCCTTCCCAGGTGCAGAATCTGCCGATCAACGGCAACGATTACGGCAGCCTGGCGGTTCTGGTCCCCGGCGTCAAGCCGGTACGCCCCTATGACCCCACCAAGGAACGCGTCGCCACTTTCTCGGTCGATGGCGGCACCGGCCGCAACGTCAACGTGACCGTGGATGGCATCGAGAACAAAGACAACAGCGTCGGTGGCCCGGTCATGCAGTTGCCGCTCAACGCCATTCAGGAATTCAAGGTTTCCCCGTCGCGCTTCTCCGCCGCCAACGGCCGCAGCGAGGGCGCGGCCATCAACGTGGTCGAGAAAGAAGGCACCAACCAGTTTCACGGCGGCGCACAGTACTACTTCACCAATACCTCGCTCAACGCCACCGACTTCTTCTCCCAGAAGGCCAACGGCGGCAGCGGCTCCACGCCGCAATTTGATCGCCAGCAGTTCGGCGCCGACATCGGCGGTCCGGTCCGCAAGAACAAGGACTTTTTCTTCTTCGCCTTCTTCCGCGATAACGAAAAAACATCGATTCCGGTCACCTCCGATGCGCAGGCCGAACTGACGCTGGCCCAGCCCATTGGCGCCAAGCCGGTCGCGGTCATTCCCACGCCCTACCACGACAACCGCTACTCCGTGCGGCTCGATCACACCATCAACGCCGCCAATCAGTTGAGCTTCAATTTCAACTGGCAGAGCAACTACGGTCTCAACGATCAGGATGGCAATAACAACGACGCGACCGACAATAATTTCACGAAGAACAATCTGATCCTCGGCGGTCTAACCTGGAGCACGGTCATCAGTCCCACGACCGTCAACTCATTGACTGCCGGCTATCAGTACTGGAACAATCTGATCGATACCACGCAGATCACCCCCTATTCGGTCAGCTTCCCCGATGGCGCCAACTTCGGCACCAACGGCAATGTCCCCCAGAACACGACGCAGAAGAAGTGGGAATTCCGCGATGACTTTTCCACCAATCACGGCAATCATTCGCTGAAGTTTGGCGAGGATTTCGTCTGGGAGCCCACACTGAACGGCTTTTTTAAATTCAATGAAGTGCCCGGCCTCGGGTTTTCCGACTCCGCCAGCATTATCGCGGCTGACGGCGTCTCTGCCGCCAACCCTAACTTCACCTACACCAATGGCTTCGCCACCCCCGGCGCGGTGACCTCGATGTCGCTCACCGCCGGCGACCCGTATTTCAGCGCCACCGGAGGCGTCAAGTACTGGGGCTTCTACGCGGAAGATGATTGGCAGGCCTCGCAGCGCCTCACGCTCAACCTGGGCGCGCGCTACGAGCTGGACTACAACACCTTTGGCCAAAACGACGTGGCGAAAGCGCGCGCTACCATCGCCATGAAAACCATCGGCAGTCCCTTCGGGCAGGTGCCCAAGACCGATTACAGTGACATCTCGCCGATTATCGGTTTTACCTACGACCTCACCGGTCACGGCAGCCAACTCCTGCGCGGCGGGTTTGGCATGTACTACGGCGAGATCTTCAACAACCAGACCCTCTTCGCCCTGCAGCAAACCGATCCGACCATGTTCAGCACGGTTTTCAGCGCCAGTTTAACCGGCGGTCCCGGCGGCGCCTGCGGCCAGTGCACCGTCCCCGGCACTTCGATTCCGCTCAACCAATGGCGCCTTGGCGTGGATCCCAACCCCGTCTGGACCGGCGGCGCTCCTACGGCTTTGACCGCGGGCGCGGAAGGCAGAATCCTCGATCCGAGCTACCGCAATCCCGTCTCCGAGCAGTTCAATCTCGGCTACACCTGGGCGATGAATCGCTCCACCGGCTTGATCGTGGATTACGTCCACGAGCTGGGCCTCCATGAAGGCCGGACGCAAAACATCAATCCCCCCATCCAGGCCGCCTACAAGAATAAGGCTGAGGGCATCAACCAGCCGCAAATCCTTACCTACGACGCCGCCTTCACCGCGGCCGGGCTGCCCAAACTCGGCGAAATCGCCGATTACGGGACCTTCGGCCGTTCCCGCTTCGACAGTCTGGATTTCGAGCTCCAGCGGCGCATGACTCACAACTTCAGCCTCGATGCCAGCTATACCCTCTCGCGTTCACTGGCCTGGGGTGGCAATGCCGCTTCCTTCGGTGGCAGTACTGTCTCGCTGAACTACTGGGATCCGCTCAACTTCGGGCCCAGCGGCACTGATCAGCGCCACCGTATCGTTTTTAGCGGCATTTTCAATCTTCCCTGGGGCCTGAATGTCGCGCCCATTTTGCAATGGACCTCAGCGCCGCCCTACACCACCAGCATGGGCAAGAATTTGTTCGGTTACGGCCGCGGCTTTTCCGATCCCCATGCCATCGTTCCCAACGACGATCCCACGAATTACACTGCGTACACGAAAACCGCCACCGTGCTCGGCAGCGATGGCTTCCCGACGCTGCCGTGCCTCCAAAATAATACCTGTCACGAAATTGGGCCGAACACCTTGCGGGCGCAGTCGTTCTTCGATCTTGACGCCCGCATTGGCAAGCGTTTCCACACCAGCGAGCGCACCTCGCTGAACGTTTTCTTTCAGGCCTTCGATCTCACGAATCGCACCAATTTCGGCAGCTACAACGGCACGGTGACCTCGAAGAGCTTCATGCAGCCCCGCGGCTACATCAACGGCAACGGCGTCACCATTCCCAAGTCGTTCCGCGGTGAGTTCGGCGCCGAGTTCACCTTCTAA